The nucleotide window AGCCGAGTTCGTTGCGGCACAAGGGTGATTCGCCCGTTTCGTATTTGATTTGCGGTATATATCTGCCTAACGTGCGAAAAAGCTTGAACTCTTTCGTTCCAGCAAAGTCTCCGAAGGGGAAGTCGTGAACAAGGCGCAGCTCGTAGAAGCAATCGCCGACAAGCTCGGCGGACGCCAGCAGGCCGCGGACGCGGTCGACGCGGTGCTCGACGCGATCGTCCGGGCGGTGGTGGCCGGCGAGCGGGTCTCGGTCACCGGTTTCGGCTCGTTCGAGAAGGTGGACCGCCCCGCGCGGTACGCCCGCAACCCGCAGACCGGCGAACGCGTCCGGGTCAAGAAGACCTCCGTGCCGCGCTTCCGGGCCGGCCAGGGCTTCAAGGACCTGGTCAGCGGCAGCAAGAAGCTGCCCAAGGGCGACATCGCGGTCAAGAAGGCCCCCAAGGGCAGCCTGACCGGCGGGGTGACCGTCAAGGCCGCGGCGAAGAAGGCCACCGCGAAGAAGGCCACCGCGAAGAAGGCGGCGGCCAAGAAGGCGGCGGCGCAGGCCCCCGCGAAGAAGACCACCGCGAAGAAGACCACGGCGAAGAAGGCACCGGCCAAGGCCACGGCGAAGAAGGCCACGGCGAAGAAGGCGACCGCCAAGAAGGCCACCGCGAAGAAGACCGCGCCCGCGAAGAAGGCGCCGGCCAAGCGCGGCAGCGCCCGCAAGACCACCGCCAAGCGGACCGCGAGCAGGTGAAGCCGGGGCCGCGACGGGCCGGGCTCTCACTCCTGAGCCCGGCCCGCGCCCCGTCGCCCCGCCGCCCCTGAACGACCCCTCGCCCGCGTGCTACACCCCGGCGTCCGCCGCGCCCGGATCCGGGAACGTCTGCAACGTCACGAAGACCACCCGGCGCGCCTCACCCGTCCCCTCGGTACGGATCCGCACCCGCTGCCCCGGCCGCAACAGCCGCAGGTCCCCGGCGTCGAACGCCGCCGCGTCGAACGGCAGCGGCGTCCCGTCGTCCAGCAGCACGCTGCCGGACCGGGTGTCGGGGTCGAACGTGTAGGAAGTCGCCTGCATGGGCCCAGCCTATGACCCCCTGTGCCCCCCGCGAGTTCCGCCGCCGCGGGCTTCGGAGGAGGGCCGGTTCCGCCGAGTGCGCTGGCGTGGCGGTTTCGCTGCCGCGGGCTCGTGATGACCGTTGCGTGCCGCCCGTTCCGCCGCCGCGGGCTTTCATGGGGGCCGGTTCCGCCGAGTGCGCTCCGTGGCATCCGTCGTGGGACGCGTGTTCCGCTGCGCGGGCGCCGGTTTCGCTGCCGTGGGTGCGTGATGGCCGTTGCGTGCCGCCGGTTTCGCTGCGCGGGCTGCGGTCGTGCACTCGTTGCGTGCTGTCCGTTTCGCCGCTGCGGGGTGCGTGTGCCCGTTCCGCTGTGCGGGCTCCGTGGTACCCGTTGCTGGCCGCGCGTTCCGCCGCTGCGGGCTTCCGGCGAGTGCCGGTTCCGCCGAGTGCGCTGGCGTGGCGGTTTCGCTGCGGGCTCCGGTCGTGCTCGTTGCGTGCTGTCCGCTTCGCCGGTGCGGGGTCGTGCTGCCGGTTTCGCTTCGGGCCCCGGTGAGGGCCGTTGCGGGCGTCCCGTTCCGTTGCGCGGGCTCGGGTGAGGGGTTTCCGCCGCGCGGGCTCCAGGGTGCCCGTTGTCGGCCGCCCGATCCGCCGCCGCGGAGTCCGCGAGGCCCGCCGCAGGGGGTCCGTCGGCCGCGCCTGGGCGGGCGGGGGTCACTCGGGATGTTCGGCGAAGGCGCCTCCCTTGGCGAAGATGCCCGTGGTGGCGGTGGTGGTGTGGGGGCCTACGCCCAGGGAGAGGGCGATGCGGAGGTCGGCGGGGGTGTCGACGTCGCGGCGGAGGGAGTCGATGTCGGGGAGGCGGATCTCGCGGGCGCCGGAGGCGAGGTGGCGGGCGCGGGAGGGGCCTTCGAAGGCGGGGGAGAGGTCGGTGCCGCGGGAAGCGGTGAGCAGGGTGGTGCCGAGCCCGGCCGCGTCCGCGACGAAGGCGCGCCGGGCCCGTCCGGCGACCGAAAGGGCCCGGGCCAGTTCCGCCGGGCGCAGCGCCGGCAGATCGGCGTTGAGGGCCGCCACCGACGCCCCCGGCCGTTCCGCGCGCACCAGGCGCGCCCCGTGCGTCAGCGCCGCGTTGAGCCCGCCGCCCGGCGCGTCCGGGAAGACCCGCGCCCCCAGCGCCGCCAGCTCCGGCGCCGCCAGCGGATCGTCGGTGACCACCGTCACCCCGGCCACCGCCGGACACGCCAGCGCCGCCGCCACGGTGTCCTGCGCGAACGCCAGCGCCAGCGGCGGCCGGACCACCACCCCGGCCGCCGCGGCCCCCCGCAGCCGCGACTTGGCCACGGTCAGCGGCTTGAGCGGCACCACCAGATCCCACACGTCTTCCTCGGGCACCGGGACATTGTCACCGCCCGCTTCCCCCGGCCGGCGCACCGCCCGGCGACCACCGGCCACGGCCGCCGGACGGGCGCGCGTTACGGTGTTCGGTACGCGTCCCGGCGGTGGGCTTCTCGACAGACCGCGGACCTGGGGCGACACTTGTGCGGCTGTCCGAAAGCCCGAATCCCGCGGGCAGCGCCAATCGAGGAGGATGTCCTGGTGTCCCGCCGCAGAATCGGCTTCTGGTACCGCTTGGCCGCTGTCATCGTGAAACCGTGGCTCATCGTCCTCTTCAAGCGGGACTGGCGCGGAATGGAGAACATTCCGGCCGACGGCGGATTCATCACCGCCATCAACCACAACTCGTATCTCGACACGTTCTCCTACGCGCACTTCCAGTACAACACCGGACGGGTGCCGCGTTTCCTCGCCAAGGACGCCCTTTTCCGCAAGGGCGTGGCCGGTGCCTTCATGCGCGGCACCGACCAGATCCCGGTCTACCGCGAGTCGGTGAACGCCGCCGGTGCCTTCCGGGCCGCGGTGGCCGCCATCGAACGGGGCGAGTGCGTCGCGTTCTACCCCGAGGGCACCCTCACCCGCGACCCCGGACTGTGGCCGATGACCGGCAAGACCGGGGTGGCCCGGGTGGCCCTGCTCACCAGGGCACCGGTCATCCCGATCGCCCAGTGGGGCGCCAACGAGGCGCTGCCCCCGTACGGCAAGCCGAGGCTGCTGCCGCGCAAGACGCTGCGGGTGGTGGCCGGGCCGCCGGTGGACCTGTCCGCGTACTACGACCAGGAACCCACCCCCGAGGTGCTGCGCGCGGCGACCGGGACCATCATGGACGCCATCACCGGCCTGCTGGAGGAGTTGCGCGGCGAGCGGGCCCCCGCGGAACGCTACGACATGCGCAAGGCCCGTGAGGAAGAACGCCGCCGGGCCGACCGGGCCGCGGAGCGGGAGGAGAGCAAGTGACGCGCTGCGCGGTGTACGGAACCGGCTCGTGGGGCACGGCGTTCGCCATGATCCTCGCCGACGCCGGCTGCGAGGTGACCATGTGGGGCCGGCGCCCCGCCCTCGCCGAGACGATCAACACCACCCGGATCAACCCGGACTACCTGCCCGGGGTGGCCCTGCCGCCGTCCGTCACCGCCACCACCGACCCGGCCCGCGCCGCCGAGGGCGCCGAATTCGTCGTCCTGGCCGTGCCCTCGCAGACACTGCGGGAGAACCTGGCCGCCTGGGCACCGCTGTTCCCCGCCGACGCCGTGCTGGTCAGCCTGATGAAGGGCGTCGAACTCGGCACCAAGAAGCGGATGAGCGAGGTGATCGAGGAGGTCGCCAAGGCGGCCCCGGAACGCGTCGCCGTGCTGTCCGGGCCCAACCTCGCCGGGGAGATCGCCGC belongs to Streptantibioticus cattleyicolor NRRL 8057 = DSM 46488 and includes:
- the cofC gene encoding 2-phospho-L-lactate guanylyltransferase, with the protein product MPEEDVWDLVVPLKPLTVAKSRLRGAAAAGVVVRPPLALAFAQDTVAAALACPAVAGVTVVTDDPLAAPELAALGARVFPDAPGGGLNAALTHGARLVRAERPGASVAALNADLPALRPAELARALSVAGRARRAFVADAAGLGTTLLTASRGTDLSPAFEGPSRARHLASGAREIRLPDIDSLRRDVDTPADLRIALSLGVGPHTTTATTGIFAKGGAFAEHPE
- a CDS encoding HU family DNA-binding protein, whose translation is MNKAQLVEAIADKLGGRQQAADAVDAVLDAIVRAVVAGERVSVTGFGSFEKVDRPARYARNPQTGERVRVKKTSVPRFRAGQGFKDLVSGSKKLPKGDIAVKKAPKGSLTGGVTVKAAAKKATAKKATAKKAAAKKAAAQAPAKKTTAKKTTAKKAPAKATAKKATAKKATAKKATAKKTAPAKKAPAKRGSARKTTAKRTASR
- a CDS encoding lysophospholipid acyltransferase family protein, encoding MSRRRIGFWYRLAAVIVKPWLIVLFKRDWRGMENIPADGGFITAINHNSYLDTFSYAHFQYNTGRVPRFLAKDALFRKGVAGAFMRGTDQIPVYRESVNAAGAFRAAVAAIERGECVAFYPEGTLTRDPGLWPMTGKTGVARVALLTRAPVIPIAQWGANEALPPYGKPRLLPRKTLRVVAGPPVDLSAYYDQEPTPEVLRAATGTIMDAITGLLEELRGERAPAERYDMRKAREEERRRADRAAEREESK